Genomic DNA from Betta splendens chromosome 10, fBetSpl5.4, whole genome shotgun sequence:
gaggttcggttcACAGATAGGCTCGGaaaaggtacagacaagggctaggcaaaaactcactggtcagacggtcagacaaTTTACCACAATCCAGGGCGAAGGTACAGatgagggtcaggcaggaatcggcggtcaatGACAGGCAAGATCAGCAAAACAAGGTAACTACAcgagaacgctggaaagtgatgcTAGGACTCAACACTCTGGCAACTAGAGTGTGTcagaggtggagactatatactggtgttgattactaattacagacaggtgtggataatgggaaccggtaatgacagaaacagctgagatcaggtgtgaacaggaagtcctttcaacgtaaaacaggaactgacataAATAGTGACACCTCGTAAGAGAACCACTGATGCCATTTATGCTTtgagaatgttgatggaaaagtacagagatggtcagaaggagctgcattgtgtctttgtggatgtAGAGAAGGCATGTGacagggtggagggaggagctgtggtactgGATGAGACTGTCGGGAGTGACAGAGAAGTATATCAGTAGTCCAGGACATGTATGAGTATGATGGTGGTGAGATGagctgtaggtcagacagagtTCAAGGTAAAGGTGGGACCACACCAAGGATCAGCTTtgagtcccttcttgtttgTTATGCTgatggagaggcagacagacgaggtcagacaggaatcaCCCTGAACATTGATGTTTGACCTGCAGTGAGagtagagagcaggtggaggtttgctctggaaagaagaggcatgaaagtcagtcgtagtaacacagaacacatttatCTAAATGAGAGGAGTCAGTAGTtattaatagtcccacagtggggaaacaaCAGCGTAGGCACAGTAAAGAAAAGTACAGCAAcacatgaaacaaacagcaacaaatcaaattaGGTAAAGCTAAGCTGACACGATACTACACTGTACAGGTGGGCAGAGTGGAGTTATGGGGAGGGTTATTGTATATTGAATAAAGgtaatataaatattgtacatttttgcacaaatattgcattGAGTAGATTtctacataaccactgatgGTTGTCAGTTGTGGTGTGGGAGATAGTTGGCAGCGCTGGTTATTATAATACAGTCTGATCGCAACAGGTAGAATCTAccatatctctccttcacacagcgaaggtggatcagtctgtgactgaagctgctctccagagcagacaatgagtcctgcagtgggtgagtcgCATGTTTACTGCTTAGAGGCAGCTCAAAGAGCATCTTCTGTAAGGTGGTAGGGTACGGGGACACGAGGGAAGATGATGTGGATGTGTGGGGAACTGttgatctcccaaagttcctcatacctagccacatacacatacatttggaaaaacatttcagagaaTGAATGAGGTGATACCGCTAGTTCAGGTGTGGATGCACAAATTCACAGTTCAACCATCAGCACAGAGTTCTCTGGATGTTCCCTGGTTCCAGCGACGGCAGAGCCTTCAGTCTTGTTGGAGTTTGCTTTCTTCCAAGCAAAATACGCAGTAATGCAGATTAATAAAAGAACCCCAACAGCAGCTCGTACACCACATATGAGAAGAGAGCGATCTGTttagagaaacacaacaaatcactgcaggttcagactgagcagcaacaaagTCAGTGTCCACAACAATTTCAGTTTTTCCTACACTCTTTCATGgctgcaacaaaacacagtgtCACTGTAGCTGCAAAGCCCCACTGTGAGATGTGAGTCCCATTGGATGAGGTGCAGttaatgaagatgaagaaacaCATCAACGATCATGTTCACACTGACTCTAATGAGTGACATCAACACTTCCAGCTGGATTTCTACTCATGTTCTCACTCACCACAGTCAGTGATCGTCTCTTCTCTGGAGACACGACTGACTTGATTcctgactgaacagagcagacgtCCTGAGACGTGTTGTTTCAGAGTGATGCTGTTGGTCTCATTGTttccagagaggagctcagcatgtgtcagtgtgtgtccatccagagtccagctgtacTGAGGACTGTCCCCtccctcagaggagcaggacgccctcatctgtccctcagacagacactcagagagcagcaggacggagcccacaggagctgcaggaaacacacacacatcactgatggagtctgacactgAACACGACAGGAACCTGATTGGAAGACTGAAAGATAATGTATTTACCTTGAATGGTCAAATGTAGAGTGCGTCGCTCTATATTTCCATCTAAGTCTATGGCTTCAAGCTGATATTCACCACTATCATTCCTGCTCAGGTTGGTGATCCTGAATGTTCCATTACTGGGAGTAAATGAGGATCTGTCTTCTAGCAGATTAGACATAATTCTAGTCTTTATCCCATCCAGAATCACTGTTCGGTTCTCGTTCCACCAGTATCTGGCTAATACTAAGGCACTAGTCATCAGCTGAACGTCCACTGTTCCTCCTAAAGCTCCATAACACTGAGCTCTGTCCTGTCTGCCGTCACAGTAGGTTTCTACACCTGGAGATTAAATGAAAGGTGTTTTAtgataagattattaatattacaccTGTTTTGTTAAGTATAATTTAACAGAATTACCATGATATTGTTTTAGATATGCAAGTGAATATTACACACAGAAATCTGCTGCCACAATCGACGACTACAACTCGAAAAAGTTAAAATTCTCTAATGTGATGACCACAGTCAAAGCCACTACTGTGTCCTCTCTTATTTCTCCTTTACTTATTTATCACTTTGTTAATATGTCATAACAATAAATTCATAAAACATC
This window encodes:
- the LOC129604735 gene encoding hepatocyte cell adhesion molecule-like isoform X3, which encodes MEAVVGLILLLLRVSQGVETYCDGRQDRAQCYGALGGTVDVQLMTSALVLARYWWNENRTVILDGIKTRIMSNLLEDRSSFTPSNGTFRITNLSRNDSGEYQLEAIDLDGNIERRTLHLTIQAPVGSVLLLSECLSEGQMRASCSSEGGDSPQYSWTLDGHTLTHAELLSGNNETNSITLKQHVSGRLLCSVRNQVSRVSREETITDCDRSLLICGVRAAVGVLLLICITAYFAWKKANSNKTEGSAVAGTREHPENSVLMVEL
- the LOC129604735 gene encoding peroxidasin homolog isoform X1, translating into MEAVVVMMVVLGLCHGVETYCDGRQNGAQCYGALGGTVDVQLMDRASDIHKYQWIKDQRVILDGRKNQILFNHIENRSLFTPSNGTFSINNLSRNDGGEYQLDIYDANGYRSEERTLNLIIQGVETYCDGRQDRAQCYGALGGTVDVQLMTSALVLARYWWNENRTVILDGIKTRIMSNLLEDRSSFTPSNGTFRITNLSRNDSGEYQLEAIDLDGNIERRTLHLTIQAPVGSVLLLSECLSEGQMRASCSSEGGDSPQYSWTLDGHTLTHAELLSGNNETNSITLKQHVSGRLLCSVRNQVSRVSREETITDCDRSLLICGVRAAVGVLLLICITAYFAWKKANSNKTEGSAVAGTREHPENSVLMVEL